In the genome of Candida albicans SC5314 chromosome 6, complete sequence, the window AACAATCCGGTCAAGCCGTGTTAAACTCCATCCGTGCAGCATTAAAGTCTGGGAAAATCACTAATCTTGCTGAGGATGCTAAAGTTGTTATGTGGGGATACTCTGGTGGCTCATTGGCCTCAGGCTGGGCCGCTGCTTTGCAACCAAACTATGCACCAGAATTGGGTGGTAACTTATTGGGTGCTGCTTTAGGTGGATTTGTTACTAATATTACTGCTACAGCAGAAGCCACTGACGGTACTGTCTTTGCAGGGATTATGGCAAATGCCTTGGGTGGTGTTGCAAATGAGTACCCCGaattcaaacaaatctTGCAAAACGACACCGACAAACAGTCTGtgtttgatcaatttgataatcatTGCTTGGCTGATGGTGTGATCAATTATATTGGTAAGCACTTTTTATCTGGCACCAACAAAATCTTCAAATCCGGCTGGAATATTTTAAAGAACCCAACAATTTCTAAAATTGTTGAGGATAATGGTTTGGTTTATCAGAAACAGCTAGTTCCAAAAATCCCCATCTTGATCTATCATGGTGCTATTGACCAAATTGTCCCTATTGTCAACGTAAAAAAAACTTATCAAAATTGGTGTGATGCTGGTATTGCTTCATTGGAATTTTCTGAAGATGCGACTAATGGTCACATCACTGAAACCATTGTTGGCGCTCCTGTTGCTTTGACTTGGATCATTAATAGATTCAATGGAAAACAAACCGTGTCTGGCTGTCAACATGTTAAAAGAACAAGTAACTTTGAATATCCAAACATCCCACCTTCAATTCTTAATTACTTTAAGGCTGCATTGAATATACTCATCCAAAAAGGACTTGGACCTGATATTCAAAAGGATCAAGTTAATCCTGAtggtttgaaaaagattcCAATACTTGTATAGTTTAGAGTTGTGTGTATTATTTCcgaaaaaagaaaaaaaaaaaaaagaaaactaaaGTTCCCCTACATACTCATTCTACTTCTGTTGAACCCTCTTTAGAgctgctactactactacctTGGTCAGGTTTTTTCACATTTCCACCAAAATGAATGTAAACTTTAGGTCTCTTTTTCTCCTTTTTGACAAGAATAGGAGATGGACTTTTTGCGTCTTCTTTCTCTCCAGTATTCCGACTTACCTCAGTTATACCAGAAGTGTTAGACCcctcttctttttcaataaatggAACCTTTGATACCTCAATTTTTCTCCTCTTTGTATTTATTCTCACATATCGATGGGCCAACGCATCCacttttgatttcataTCACGTCCAAGTTTAATAGTCACCAACGTTCCATCTAGTTCCACTTTTTTCGCAAAACCAGCTAGTCTATGGCCAGGCAACTTAAAAGTGACCTTTGTAGGAATAACCGGATCAACATGCACAGCTGATGCAGCCTTCTGTTTAGCCTCAATAACAGGCTTTAGTGATATCTTCAATGGCTTGTGTTCTGTTTCCAGCTTCACCTTGGCTATTACAGACTTTCGAGTAGCCAACTGTATCTTGAATCTTCCTTCTCGTTTGATTGTCACTTGTCCTGGATAGTTCGAAACTTTGGCAACAATCTTTTTCCGAACATACTCTTCAACTGGCATACTTGGAACCGGCAACTTCACAACATATGAATCCACCCCTTTGAACAACACCTGGCACAAACAAAAGATACTTCTACGTTCATGCAAACCAATCAATGATGTGTGAAGCAACTCCCACAACGTTTCACGCAAACCTTGGCCCTCAGAAAAGTCTCTTCGCAAAATCTCAATGGCACCCTTTATACTTGCACGAGCCATATCATCTCTCTTTGATTTCATCGCTAAATTATCTTGCGAtccatcatcaataataatacgGTTGGAGGAGCTTTTAACATTAGTGTCCACTTTTGTGTGAAATTCTGGATCGTCAAGAGTAGACACACCGCCGTAAGTTGCAACTGACGACACCGACTTCACCAATGCCTCAATCAACTTGCTTCTGTATAGTGGACGTTCAAAgttcaacaaacaaaccTTAAGAAAGTACTGTAAGAtgcttttgttttttaatCCACCCAACTCCAATATACCCCTAAACGCTTCCACCCTCGCCTCCATGGGGTATTTATCCAATGTCATGTACAACAACTCTTCAAACGACAATTTTCGAGCACCAACCAAAGCCATTCGGATATTCTGCTGTATGCATGTTACTTCAATAATGTTTTGGTAAGACGGTATCCAACGATCCAACTTTTGGAGTCTAAAAAGTTCGGACAGTACTTTCCCAGCAAATTCAGTATCATTGTACTCTTCAATGTCATTCCTCCATCCACTGACAGTACTGGTAACTAGCGAAACGACCAACTCGCTCACATAGAGACTATCGACAAACGCGTTCATCGAGTTGTCATTGAATTTCACTAGATTAAGCAACAAATTCTGTATCCTTTTGGGAACTTTACCGTCATTATCTTTGACGCCACACAAAATTCGAGGGAATGCACTTTGCAACATAAAGCTCCTAAAATCACtaaaatcatttgattttggaatAAAGCTGTCGTCAAAACAATACAACTTGCCAAATGCCTTGAGCAAGTACTCTAAACcaataaaattgtttgCTTCATTTGAACAATCAGCTAAAGCCTGTGCAGCAGCAATCCTAACTCCATAAAAATAACGGTCATCCATTAATGTTCTCGTTAAAGCTGTACAGTACGTCGTGTTTGTTTTCTCTAACTCACCAAAATACCGCACAGCCTCTAATTGTGCTTCAATGTCTCGATCATAGACCAACTGCGATCCAAACATAAAATCCGGCTGCTTAATGTCGATTCGAGCGATCCACTCGAAATCCACATCGCCCCTGATCCATTCAAATGGCTCACTACTCAAAGATTCCTCATCTCTTTTATCCCAATCACGTAAATTCCACTCTTGCATCTCGGCATGGGATAGTAACACATCaccaaattgattaaacGCTATACCAGGATCAACTCCATCATCCTTCTTTTTAATCTTTCTAAACTTTGAATTGTATTGAATATCCAATTTGGTGTTTGCTTCTTTCAACTCGACAATATGCTCGTAAGGTGACCCATCAGACTCATGCACTCTTATAGTCATAGGGCCAGTAAACACATGTTGTTGCGGTGGTAGCGGTTCGTTGTCCAAGTAGGCAACTGCATCACCAATAAAACTAGAACTATCCAATTTCTTGGGTGTCCTTTCATGGTGCTGGACCTGACGGATATTCATTTCAATCATCCCCTTTTTCTTGTTAAATCTTTGGCTGATTCGGAAAACAGGCGCCCCAGCACCAAACACCCATTGcttgaagaaattttcCAACTTGTTTCGATTCACTTTTTCACAGACGTAACGGAAATGTTCTGTGTTCAATGTGCCGTTGGGTAAACTTCCTGACATTGCCTGAAGAAATAACTTTGGCAAAACCCTCGACAACCCAAATGACTTGTCGGTCTTTGTCATTCTATTATcaagaataaataaaacaatgGGCGATTTCAACCACACAAACGATAAATCGTCTTCCGAAACAGGGTACTTAAATGGCTGGGATGCAATAGCATGTCGCCCCACATCCTCAGCTACCACCTTATCCATTTGTTTGCGTAGCCTATACCGAAATTCATTAGCACccatcaattttttgataaacGAGATTGCCATAAACCCAGCAATACCGATGGTGCACCACATATCATTGAATGTTTGTGGCGATATATTGATGCCAGCCCATTGTGTGGCTATACTTTTCAATAGTATATCAGTTACAGTAAACATTGGTTCAATCATATCTGGTGGGTACAACAACTTTGATGACATTACCGAGAGTCCAGCAAAGTTACTGGTTTGGCACGGCAGGTACCGCACAAATACTATGGCATAAGAACTAAATGGGAACGACCCATACTCTTTCAGAAAGAAATCCAACGCCTTGTTGGTGATAATACTAGTGTTTTTTGCCCACTCAACGTCCTCCGGAAGTGAATAGATTGTCACTGGATTATTCACATTCTCAGCATCGTCACCTCTTAGCACCGTATCTTCCTCATCATCCTCTTTTGCCCCAGCTGACTCATCAGAAAGAACAAAGCTTTCAAAACATCCCACGGCCCAGCCTACATGATGGGCACAAACAGGATTGAATATAGACCACGACACAACTTTTTTCGACAAATCAATGGGGTGTGGCGTTTCCTTGACGTTGTTGAAATCACCAGATGGAACAACCATGTCGTAGTTGCCAATATCctcgtcatcatcatcatcatcatcactatcATTATTTTGCTGGGCAAAGTTTTGTATAGCCTCGCCTGATCGCTTTCTTctcatttgttgataatctAACGCTTCCTTGGATCCTATCATTCGTGGATTTCCAATGTCTTTGAGTGTTCTCGGAATATTTACTTCCAACGACCATGTGCATCTGCTAGACAAATCATCAATGCAGGGGACCCATGATGACGTGGAAACGTTGTAGTTGGAGTTTGTTGTATATGCATGCCAGAGCTTCTTTTCAATGTCTTCGTTTGTAACAAAATTGACTCCATTCTGTGGATTCTTGACTTTGTAAACAACCTTTAACTGTATAGGTGTGTAGTAGTACTCGTTTCCCGTGCCCTTGGATTTTAGATGCAGGGGCGTAGTAGTCCCTGGATGACTAGTTCCGCTTGGTGTTTGTATAGAATTGATATCGGTCAACTCAAACTTCATATTGTCTGGCAAAAGAATCTTAAGTTCCTGGGTGTTGTAGTCCAAACTCTCTTCGTCGTGCTTGGGATTCTTAAAGATGTAATCCAATTTAGACCGTATTAGATGGTGCTGATGTACATTGAATGTATCGGAGTACAAGTCCATAACATTTATGACTTTAGAGTCGATGCAGTGCTCAAAATACTCGGGGTTGTTGATGTATAATAAATCGTCATATACATAATTCAATGACCTACTTCCATTAATCAAAACATCTTTTATTTCCATCTCACGACAATCCAACTTTATCACTTTAAGTTTATTCGATGTAGGTATGACTGTCAATTCTGTAAACCCATCAATACTATTGCTAGATAGGTCAATATCGATGTTAACTCTTTGATGGGCAACTTTAAAGGATTGAATCACTGGGttaacaactttttttGCATTAATGTGTCTCGCAAGTGGAGTATTTATTAGTCCACCAACCATTCTTGGCGTTCCATGGTTAGATGCAGACGGCATGTTGTAGATGTGTGTTGTATCTAAGAGTGAAGATTGTTGTgggttattttttttttttgtcgattttaaaaatatgTACAAGTCGTGCATGCAAACAAATATCTATTTACAGTAGGAGaatctattttttttaggcCTCCATTCGTAGACTATACCATAGTCAGAACACATAGCTCCCAAAGTTGGAAAGGCTATGATTTTGCCAGAGTTGGCTTTTATTGCTGGAAGTGTGTCAAAAGACTTGTTGGCGTCGAGGTTGTCGTGTAAGAGTTGCTTATGCTTTTTATGGATATACGGAATAACTGAAAGCTGGCCACTATAGCGGTTTGATCTTGCTCTTAACCAAAATCTACTGTCAAACAATTTCCACTCGCTCCACTCGGGGCTAACAGTTAGTGTTTCTTGCATGGACGGCCAGtcttttgttgttattggaCACCTGTATATGTGAATGGGAACATACTCAGACTGGATGTTATTTGTAACCTCAAACaccaaattcatcattgtCAATTTGAATGTGCCGGATTGGCCCTGCTCAAGAAACTTGGTTATTCTGGGTATCAATTGTCTTTCTAGTTTGGCATATGCCCAGTGGTAGTGTTTTAACGTAGAATAGGAGTGTAGAATCCTATAAAGAAATCGGCTTGTAACAATCCCATTTGTTTGATCCAAACATTGGCGAGGAAATTTAACCTGTAGCGATCCTAACGCAGGAAACTCTTTAATTAGCCCACTACTTTGTAAACTCTCAGACAATGCCATAGCCCTATTTTCAAACATCGTTGCAAACTCCAAGCACTTAGTGTGCAGATCAATTAATTGGCTTTTATCTATTAGCAAATACGGCGAATGGctttgattgttttttgcAGGTATAATGTCGTTTATCAAATGCCGCAAATAATTTCTCCTCGTCAAGCTCACATCTTTGTTAGTTGGGTCGGTCACGTAGGCAATATTGTTGAGCTGACACGTTTCAAGAATGTCTTGCTTATCGTAATCCCAAAACGGTCGTAAAATACGGACTTGGCTGGTTTGGTTGAAAAGTGCTGACGTGGGACTTAAGTCTTTGCTAATGGGCAACGGCGATACTTTATGTGTTCCTGCCAATCCAAAAATGGAAGAGTTGCCCTGTAGTCTCTGAATAAACGTTTCTAGCTGGTCGTCTCTATGGTGGCCCAAAAATAGAACCGGAATGTCCTTGTCGTAACAAACTTGAGCCATGGCCTCATATCTCTTTCCTCTGGCAATCTCTTCAAAATTGTTTAGTTTTGTAGGATCAACCCCAGCTGGGTAGTCGAGCGACTTGATGATATGGTTTAAgttccaatttttcactcGTTCATATACAGACAAAGCTTCTCGACTTGATTCTGGTCTGTATTTATGATCGATGGTGATGGCATATATCTCGAATTTACACTGCAGCAAGAACCATGTTAGAAGCATGGAGTCAGGACCACCTGATAACGCAACAGCCACCTTTTTTGGTGCTTTTCCATTGAACAACCTGTCAAGCGACTTCCGAAATAGCACATTAGTTATAGCCATACTATGTGGATCATTGAttgagtgagtgagtgagtgatGACTGAGCAGCAGGTCGTGCGATCTCACGATATGTGTCACAACGAAacctgaaaaaaaaaaagactcaaaaatttttttcttctcttccGTCTATTAGTCATCTATACATCAACAAGTTGGTACTTTACAGATATGTCGTTACAAGaaagcaacaacaatatccCTCAAGGTGCTTTTAGTTTTCCtaaggaagaagaagcagTTATCAAACATTGGGATGATGTCAATGCTTTTCAAAGAACTTTAGAGTTGACTGAAGATTTACCGCCATTTGCGTTTTTTGACGGACCACCATTTGCCACTGGTACTCCTCATTACGGGCACATTTTGGCCTCTACAGTCAAAGATATTATCCCACGTTATGCCACCATGAACGGGTATCATGTGGAGAGAAGATTCGGTTGGGATACCCACGGTTTGCCAGTAGAACATGAAATTGACAAAAAGTTGAACATTACCTCGAAAGAAGATGTTTATGCCATGGGTATTGACAAGTACAATGCTGAATGTCGTGCAATTGTGATGAGATACGCTGATGAATGGCGTAGAACAATCAAGAGATTGGGGAGATGGATTGATATGGACAACGATTACAAAACCTTGTACCCTGAATTTATGGAATCTGTGTGGTGGGCTTTCAAGGAGTTGTTTAACAAGGATGCCGTTTATAGAGGTTTGAGGGTCATGCCTTATTCCACTGCTTGTACCACACCATTGTCGAACTTTGAAGCCCAACAAAACTATAAAGAAGTTAACGACCCAGCACTTACTATTTCGTTCCCATTGCTTGATAACGAAGACACTTGTTTGGTTGCTTGGACTACCACGCCATGGACCTTACCTGCAAATCTTGCGTTAGCAGTTAATCCAAAGTTTGAGTATGTAAAGATTTTTGATgaggaaaaaaagaaaaactttATTCTTTTGGAAAGTTTGATCAGTACTTTGTACAAGAAACCTAAATCGGCCAAGTTCAAGGTTGTTGAGAAAATTTTGGGTAAAGATTTAGTTGGACTCAAATACAAGCCATTGTTCAATTACTTTTACGAAGATTTCAAGGATACTGGGTTCAGAGTTATTCCAGCCGACTATGTTACCAACGATTCTGGTACTGGTATTGTCCATCAAGCCCCATCCTATGGTGAAGAGGATTTCAACAGTACCAAAGCCGCAGGAGTCATCAACGAAAAGAAGTTGCCACCAAgcattgttgatgattcaGGGAGAATGGAATCCAATGTTCCTGAAATTGCCGGAATGTACTTTAAGGATGCCGACAAGGTTattatcaagaaattgCTGGAAGAAGGTAGACTCTTGGTCAACACCCAAGTAAAGCACTCGTACCCATTCTGTTGGAGATCAGATACTCCATTGATGTACAGAACCGTCCCTGCATGGTTTGTTAGAATTGGCGAAGTCATTCCTGAAATGTTGGATAATGTTGAAAAGACAAACTGGGTTCCTTCCAACATTAAAGATAAGAGATTTTCCAACTGGATTGCCAATGCCAGAGACTGGAACATTTCCAGAAATAGATACTGGGGTACACCAATTCCATTATGGGTTTCTGAcgattttgaagaaatggTGTGTGTTGGTTCTATCCAAGAATTAAGGGAGTTGTCTGGTCGTGATGATATTACTGATATTCACCGTGAGAGCATCGATTCTATTACCATCCCATCCAAAAAGGGTAAGGGCCAATTGAAGAGAATTGAAGAagtttttgattgttggtTTGAATCTGGTTCTATGCCATATGCATCCAAACATTAtccatttgaaaatgaaaagaagTTTTTGGATGCCTTTCCGGCAAATTTCATTTCCGAAGGTTTAGATCAAACTAGAGGTTGGTTCTACACATTGACTGTATTGGGTACCCATTTGTTCAAAACCGCACCATATCAGAATGTTATTGTCACTGGTATTGTGTTGGCTGCTGATGGTAAAAAGATGTCGAAACGTTTGAAGAACTACCCAGACCCAACCTTGGTGTTGGAGAAATATGGTGCCGATGCGTTGAGATTGTACTTGATCAATTCCCCAGTGTTGAGAGCCGAAACATTAAAGTTTAAGGAAGAAGGGGTCAAGGAAATTGTTTCCAGTGTGTTGTTGCCATGGTACAACTCCTACAAGTTTTTAAAGGATGCTGCTGACCTTTTCAAGAAGGATAATGGCAAAGACTTTGTTTACGACAACAGTTTACATTCAACCAACGTTATGGACAGATGGTTATTAGCATCAATCCAATCTTTGATCAAGTTTATTCACGAAGAAATGACTGGGTACAGATTATATACTGTTGTTCCTAGATTGTTGCATTTCATTGACGATTTGACCAACTGGTACATTAGATTCAACCGTCGTAGAATCAAGGGATATGCTTCCGAAGATGTTGAAGACACCCAAAAGGGTCTCAATACATTGGTCGAAGCGTTGTTGACATTGTCTAGAGCAATGGCTCCTTTCACTCCATACTTGGCTGATGGAATTTACCAAAGAATCAAGGTATACTTTAAGCAAGAAGATTTGGAAAAGATTGCTATTAACCCTAAGAATGTTGACTTGAGATCAGTGCATTTCTTGAGCTACCCATCAGTGAGACAAGAGTTGTTTGATGAAAAGATTGAGGTTGCTGTTGCAAGAATGCAAAAGGTTATTGACATGGCCAGAAACATTAGagaaaagaagatgatTTCATTAAAGACTCCATTGAATGAGTTGGTGGTTTTGAGTGCAGATGCTGATTTGTTGAAGGACATTGATTCTTTGAAAGGATACATTAGTGATGAGTTGAATGTGAGAAATGTTGTCATCACATCAGACGAAGCCAAGTACTGTGTTGAGTACTCGTGTGTTGCTGATTGGCCAGTGTTGGGTAAAAAGTTAAAGTCAGACGCCAAAAAAGTCAAGGCAGCATTGCCTAAAGTTTCCTCTGAAGAAGTTCAAAGATTTGCTGAGTGTGGTAAAATCACTGTTGATGGTATTGACTTGGTGACTGAAGATTTGCAAGTGCAAAGAGGCTTGCCAGCTTCTAAAGCCGAAGAGGGCCAAGAGTTTAGATCTCACCAAGatgttttgattattttggATGTCAATTTGCACCCTGAATTGGAAAGTGAAGGTTTGGCAAGAGAGTTGATTAACCGTATCCAAAGATTGCGTAAAAAGGCTGGTTTGAATACCACTGACGATGTTCAAGTTCAATACCGTGTCGTCAAAGATACTATTGATTTGCCAAAGATTATTAAAGACAATGAagagttgttgttgaaatcaaCCAAATATCCAATTGAGGAATTGAAGGAAGCACAAGATCTGGCTAATGTCATTACCGATGAAGAGCAAACAATTAACGATACAGTGTTTAATTTGcgtttattaaaaatttagatAGATAATTAATACAAGATTTCCCATGTACTGATACCAGCGCCTCCAACCACTGCTAGTGTTTTGCTATTTACTGTAGTTGTGTCGCAGCACCCAGTGTCGGCAATTGTAGTATACCTTGCTTCGTGGCAAACTAATTTGCCCAGCGAGAACGACCACAATCTGATGATCTGGTCAACTGAAGTGGTGATAAACGATTTGTCATCGACATACCCAATCGAAGTGATAGTTGCAGAAGCAGCGTTTTCGACCCGATCGATGAGTTTGATAGATGTGTTGTCGAATTGGGAGACAGTGATCGCGTTATCGTCTCCACCGGTAATCAAATAGTCTTGGTGGATAGATATCGCTTTGACACCGCTTTGATGgagtttttcttttgcaaCGGGTTTTGCGGTGGCTATGTCGTAGATTGTGACGCACCCATCGGTGGTACTAATAAGTAAGTAGTGGTTGTTTAGGAATTGACAATTCAATATACAGCATGTAGAGTAAAACCAAGACTTGAGCAAGTGGAACCCAGAATCAAGATCAAACTGCCATATCTTAATGTTGGAGTCGGAATAAACTGTGGCAATGGTGAACCCCGTATCACTCTTTATGGAGCTGAAATCCATCACACGCAAATCTGGTATCTCTTTGGTAGGGTTTAATCGGTTATACTCCATTAGCATCGGGAGGTCTTGCGACCAGCTCAATTTCCATACAATAAACTCTTCGTTAGCGGCAGAACTGGCA includes:
- a CDS encoding uncharacterized protein (Ortholog(s) have mitochondrion localization); its protein translation is MAITNVLFRKSLDRLFNGKAPKKVAVALSGGPDSMLLTWFLSQCKFEIYAITIDHKYRPESSREALSVYERVKNWNLNHIIKSLDYPAGVDPTKLNNFEEIARGKRYEAMAQVCYDKDIPVLFLGHHRDDQLETFIQRLQGNSSIFGLAGTHKVSPLPISKDLSPTSALFNQTSQVRILRPFWDYDKQDILETCQLNNIAYVTDPTNKDVSLTRRNYLRHLINDIIPAKNNQSHSPYLLIDKSQLIDSHTKCLEFATMFENRAMALSESLQSSGLIKEFPALGSLQVKFPRQCLDQTNGIVTSRFLYRILHSYSTLKHYHWAYAKLERQLIPRITKFLEQGQSGTFKLTMMNLVFEVTNNIQSEYVPIHIYRCPITTKDWPSMQETLTVSPEWSEWKLFDSRFWLRARSNRYSGQLSVIPYIHKKHKQLLHDNLDANKSFDTLPAIKANSGKIIAFPTLGAMCSDYGIVYEWRPKKNRFSYCK
- the TSM1 gene encoding Tsm1p (Putative transcription initiation factor TFIID subunit; transcript is upregulated in clinical isolates from HIV+ patients with oral candidiasis; Nrg1-regulated), whose translation is MPSASNHGTPRMVGGLINTPLARHINAKKVVNPVIQSFKVAHQRVNIDIDLSSNSIDGFTELTVIPTSNKLKVIKLDCREMEIKDVLINGSRSLNYVYDDLLYINNPEYFEHCIDSKVINVMDLYSDTFNVHQHHLIRSKLDYIFKNPKHDEESLDYNTQELKILLPDNMKFELTDINSIQTPSGTSHPGTTTPSHLKSKGTGNEYYYTPIQLKVVYKVKNPQNGVNFVTNEDIEKKLWHAYTTNSNYNVSTSSWVPCIDDLSSRCTWSLEVNIPRTLKDIGNPRMIGSKEALDYQQMRRKRSGEAIQNFAQQNNDSDDDDDDDEDIGNYDMVVPSGDFNNVKETPHPIDLSKKVVSWSIFNPVCAHHVGWAVGCFESFVLSDESAGAKEDDEEDTVLRGDDAENVNNPVTIYSLPEDVEWAKNTSIITNKALDFFSKEYGSFPFSSYAIVFVRYSPCQTSNFAGLSVMSSKLLYPPDMIEPMFTVTDILLKSIATQWAGINISPQTFNDMWCTIGIAGFMAISFIKKLMGANEFRYRLRKQMDKVVAEDVGRHAIASQPFKYPVSEDDLSFVWLKSPIVLFILDNRMTKTDKSFGLSRVLPKLFLQAMSGSLPNGTLNTEHFRYVCEKVNRNKLENFFKQWVFGAGAPVFRISQRFNKKKGMIEMNIRQVQHHERTPKKLDSSSFIGDAVAYLDNEPLPPQQHVFTGPMTIRVHESDGSPYEHIVELKEANTKLDIQYNSKFRKIKKKDDGVDPGIAFNQFGDVLLSHAEMQEWNLRDWDKRDEESLSSEPFEWIRGDVDFEWIARIDIKQPDFMFGSQLVYDRDIEAQLEAVRYFGELEKTNTTYCTALTRTLMDDRYFYGVRIAAAQALADCSNEANNFIGLEYLLKAFGKLYCFDDSFIPKSNDFSDFRSFMLQSAFPRILCGVKDNDGKVPKRIQNLLLNLVKFNDNSMNAFVDSLYVSELVVSLVTSTVSGWRNDIEEYNDTEFAGKVSSELFRLQKLDRWIPSYQNIIEVTCIQQNIRMALVGARKLSFEELLYMTLDKYPMEARVEAFRGILELGGLKNKSILQYFLKVCLLNFERPLYRSKLIEALVKSVSSVATYGGVSTLDDPEFHTKVDTNVKSSSNRIIIDDGSQDNLAMKSKRDDMARASIKGAIEILRRDFSEGQGLRETLWELLHTSLIGLHERRSIFCLCQVLFKGVDSYVVKLPVPSMPVEEYVRKKIVAKVSNYPGQVTIKREGRFKIQLATRKSVIAKVKSETEHKPLKISLKPVIEAKQKAASAVHVDPVIPTKVTFKLPGHRLAGFAKKVELDGTLVTIKLGRDMKSKVDALAHRYVRINTKRRKIEVSKVPFIEKEEGSNTSGITEVSRNTGEKEDAKSPSPILVKKEKKRPKVYIHFGGNVKKPDQGSSSSSSKEGSTEVE
- the ILS1 gene encoding isoleucine--tRNA ligase (Putative isoleucyl-tRNA synthetase, the target of drugs including the cyclic beta-amino acid icofungipen/PLD-118/BAY-10-8888 and mupirocin; protein present in exponential and stationary growth phase yeast cultures), which translates into the protein MSLQESNNNIPQGAFSFPKEEEAVIKHWDDVNAFQRTLELTEDLPPFAFFDGPPFATGTPHYGHILASTVKDIIPRYATMNGYHVERRFGWDTHGLPVEHEIDKKLNITSKEDVYAMGIDKYNAECRAIVMRYADEWRRTIKRLGRWIDMDNDYKTLYPEFMESVWWAFKELFNKDAVYRGLRVMPYSTACTTPLSNFEAQQNYKEVNDPALTISFPLLDNEDTCLVAWTTTPWTLPANLALAVNPKFEYVKIFDEEKKKNFILLESLISTLYKKPKSAKFKVVEKILGKDLVGLKYKPLFNYFYEDFKDTGFRVIPADYVTNDSGTGIVHQAPSYGEEDFNSTKAAGVINEKKLPPSIVDDSGRMESNVPEIAGMYFKDADKVIIKKLSEEGRLLVNTQVKHSYPFCWRSDTPLMYRTVPAWFVRIGEVIPEMLDNVEKTNWVPSNIKDKRFSNWIANARDWNISRNRYWGTPIPLWVSDDFEEMVCVGSIQELRELSGRDDITDIHRESIDSITIPSKKGKGQLKRIEEVFDCWFESGSMPYASKHYPFENEKKFLDAFPANFISEGLDQTRGWFYTLTVLGTHLFKTAPYQNVIVTGIVLAADGKKMSKRLKNYPDPTLVLEKYGADALRLYLINSPVLRAETLKFKEEGVKEIVSSVLLPWYNSYKFLKDAADLFKKDNGKDFVYDNSLHSTNVMDRWLLASIQSLIKFIHEEMTGYRLYTVVPRLLHFIDDLTNWYIRFNRRRIKGYASEDVEDTQKGLNTLVEALLTLSRAMAPFTPYLADGIYQRIKVYFKQEDLEKIAINPKNVDLRSVHFLSYPSVRQELFDEKIEVAVARMQKVIDMARNIREKKMISLKTPLNELVVLSADADLLKDIDSLKGYISDELNVRNVVITSDEAKYCVEYSCVADWPVLGKKLKSDAKKVKAALPKVSSEEVQRFAECGKITVDGIDLVTEDLQVQRGLPASKAEEGQEFRSHQDVLIILDVNLHPELESEGLARELINRIQRLRKKAGLNTTDDVQVQYRVVKDTIDLPKIIKDNEELLLKSTKYPIEELKEAQDSANVITDEEQTINDTVFNLRLLKI
- the LIP4 gene encoding Lip4p (Secreted lipase, member of a differentially expressed lipase gene family with possible roles in nutrition and/or in creating an acidic microenvironment; expressed more strongly during mucosal infections than during systemic infections), yielding MLFLLFLLVAPIYAGLILPTKPSNDPFYNAPAGFEKAAVGEILQSRKTPKPITGVFVPVKIQNSWQLLVRSEDSFGNPNVIVTTVMEPFNADPSKLASYQVFEDSAKADCAPSYALQFGSDVTTIATQVETYLLAPLLDQGYYVVSPDYEGPKSTFTVGKQSGQAVLNSIRAALKSGKITNLAEDAKVVMWGYSGGSLASGWAAALQPNYAPELGGNLLGAALGGFVTNITATAEATDGTVFAGIMANALGGVANEYPEFKQILQNDTDKQSVFDQFDNHCLADGVINYIGKHFLSGTNKIFKSGWNILKNPTISKIVEDNGLVYQKQLVPKIPILIYHGAIDQIVPIVNVKKTYQNWCDAGIASLEFSEDATNGHITETIVGAPVALTWIINRFNGKQTVSGCQHVKRTSNFEYPNIPPSILNYFKAALNILIQKGLGPDIQKDQVNPDGLKKIPILV